A single Venturia canescens isolate UGA chromosome 1, ASM1945775v1, whole genome shotgun sequence DNA region contains:
- the LOC122411461 gene encoding uncharacterized protein: MSVKLETSPGGTFAASQQLAERKPPKSPTRRRFKEEESKAGPSGIRNPENDHRHELDDDNDDDDDAWNKTRSRKKLTYLRFSRERGGPFSISEQEIMIRYLLKKGKVGKAKGLVVWRQMIDDG, encoded by the exons ATGTCAGTAAAATTGGAAACAAGTCCTGGCGGTACATTCGCAGCGTCTCAGCAGTT AGCAGAAAGAAAACCTCCAAAGAGTCCGACGAGGAGACGGTTTAAGGAAGAGGAGAGCAAAGCTGGCCCGAGCGGCATTCGAAATCCCGAAAACGATCACCGTCATGAGCTTGACGACGacaatgacgacgacgacgatgcgTGGAATAAAACACGATCCAGAAAAAAACTGACGTACCTAAGATTTTCGCG TGAGAGGGGCGGCCCGTTCAGCATCAGTGAACAAGAGATAATGATAAGATATTTGCTCAAGAAAGGCAAAGTCGGCAAAGCGAAGGGATTAGTTGTATGGCGCCAGATGATCGATGACGGG taa